The genomic segment GCCTACCATGGCACTGCACGCGGTTTCGCGGAACCCGAGTCAAACCGGAAATACTCGGGTTTTGGCGGTGATCCTGCATCCGCGGGACGCCAAGGAGCTGGTACTTATCGAGACGCCAAAGGGGGCGAAGTGACGTCAGCGAGCCACCGTGTTCGCGATTCTGTTTGTTCCGGATGGCACTGCTCGGTTGTCTTTTGGTCGAGCAGTGCCATGCAGCGGAATGAGGCCGCCAAGGTTCGTGTTGCTCAAGCGTTCAAGTCGGCTGGCCGCTGGCTGAAAGGCCTTTGATATCATCATGCCGGCCAAAGGTCGACGTCAGGAGTCGGAGCATTTTTTCGACCGCGCCCTTGGCCGCTTCGAATGGCGTTTGCGCATTGTGAGTGACGGCCACGGCGTCGAGCCCGGCAGGGCGGGCCTCTAGTGCACAACGATGGTCCACACCGCCTTTGGGGCCATTGACGTCGCTCAGGTGGACCTCCACGCGCGTGAGTCGTTCGCGGTATCTCGCCAGCGACGACTCGACCATCGTCGTGACCTCGGAGACGATCGCAGTCGACCCATCGACTCGCTTGTCTGTACTGACTTGGACCTTCATGAGAGCACCTCAA from the Schlesneria paludicola DSM 18645 genome contains:
- a CDS encoding HPF/RaiA family ribosome-associated protein; this encodes MKVQVSTDKRVDGSTAIVSEVTTMVESSLARYRERLTRVEVHLSDVNGPKGGVDHRCALEARPAGLDAVAVTHNAQTPFEAAKGAVEKMLRLLTSTFGRHDDIKGLSASGQPT